In Terrirubrum flagellatum, a genomic segment contains:
- a CDS encoding ABC transporter ATP-binding protein produces the protein MSALPAMTEPRAKDAPLIEVEDLRTHFLTEAGPLKAVDGVSFSIRRGKVLGLVGESGSGKSVTGFSIIGLVEPPGNIVGGRILFEGKDLTRLSREEMRRIRGRRIAMIFQDPMMTLNPVLRIDTQMIEAVQAHDPASRAEARARARDALGMVGIPSPEERLSAYPHQFSGGMRQRVAIAIALLHKPDFIIADEPTTALDVTIQAQILAEVQKLTAQSDTALIWITHDLAVVSRLADDIAVMYAGRIVEAGRAGDVLEKPRHPYTAGLIGSVPSRNRRGQRLTQIPGMTPSLLKLPKGCAFRNRCARADVACEDEPMLTEIPGRAYRCFHPLEGVAI, from the coding sequence ATGAGCGCGCTTCCTGCGATGACCGAGCCGCGCGCGAAAGACGCGCCGCTCATCGAGGTTGAGGATTTGCGCACGCATTTCCTCACCGAGGCTGGCCCTCTCAAGGCGGTCGACGGCGTGTCCTTCTCGATCCGGCGCGGCAAGGTGCTCGGCCTCGTCGGCGAAAGCGGATCGGGAAAATCCGTCACCGGCTTTTCGATCATCGGGCTTGTCGAGCCGCCGGGAAATATTGTCGGCGGCCGCATCCTGTTCGAGGGGAAAGATCTCACGCGTCTCTCGCGCGAGGAGATGCGGCGCATCCGTGGCCGGCGCATCGCGATGATCTTCCAGGATCCGATGATGACGCTGAACCCGGTGCTGCGCATCGACACGCAGATGATCGAGGCGGTGCAGGCGCATGATCCCGCATCGCGCGCCGAGGCTCGCGCCCGCGCGAGAGATGCGCTCGGCATGGTCGGCATTCCCTCGCCTGAGGAAAGATTGAGCGCCTATCCCCATCAATTCTCCGGCGGCATGCGCCAGCGCGTCGCGATCGCGATTGCGCTGCTGCACAAGCCCGACTTCATCATCGCGGACGAGCCGACAACCGCGCTCGATGTGACGATCCAGGCGCAGATCCTGGCCGAGGTGCAGAAGCTCACAGCGCAAAGCGACACGGCGCTGATCTGGATCACCCATGATCTCGCCGTGGTGTCGCGCCTCGCCGATGATATCGCCGTGATGTATGCCGGTCGCATCGTCGAAGCCGGCCGCGCCGGCGACGTGCTGGAAAAGCCGCGCCATCCCTACACCGCGGGACTCATCGGCTCCGTGCCAAGCCGCAACCGTCGCGGCCAGCGACTCACGCAGATTCCGGGAATGACGCCGAGCCTGTTGAAGCTGCCGAAGGGCTGCGCCTTCCGCAATCGCTGCGCGCGCGCGGATGTCGCGTGTGAAGACGAACCGATGCTGACTGAAATTCCGGGCCGCGCCTATCGCTGCTTCCATCCGCTCGAAGGGGTCGCGATATGA